Proteins encoded by one window of Vibrio panuliri:
- the pstA gene encoding phosphate ABC transporter permease PstA, translating to MFKWLKSGAPWIWLTGGAVSISLLSVLGLLLLIGWKGLSYFWPAPLYQWNKADGEILVGQLYAQDSVSVAYLQELGITLPASALESGQVERLNIKVANRDLYPADFVSILDIDITGRTQPAEWAVIERARSGDFYGRPVAYQDATGQVYDDFQPRLAKSLEFSRVVRNEIERVIEEEVQAISSQANELRLEKRKRELNDQLNEDYLGQYHSQSKQFSQQLSQAEAKLDDLRRKLARQGLLVEDMTGQRVLLPLSQILDIWYPNQMSFADKALQWSKEVWKFLSTSPRESNSEGGVFPAMFGTVLLVLIMSVIVMPLGVIAAIYLHEYAKNNLFTRIIRVAVINLAGVPSIVYGVFGLGFFVYTLGASIDNLFYAERLPTPTFGTPGLLWSALTLAVLTLPVVIVATEEGLSRIPNSVRHGSLALGATQFETMWRIVLPMASPAIITGLILAVARAAGEVAPLMLVGAVKLASSLPVDGQFPYLHLERKFMHLGFHIYDVGFQTTNIESARPLVYATSFLLVTVIVGLNLTAISIRNNLREKYRTLGQD from the coding sequence GTGTTTAAGTGGCTAAAATCAGGCGCGCCGTGGATATGGCTAACTGGCGGTGCAGTGAGCATTAGTTTGCTCTCTGTATTGGGCTTGTTGCTGCTTATTGGCTGGAAAGGGTTGTCCTATTTTTGGCCAGCGCCTTTGTATCAGTGGAACAAAGCTGATGGTGAAATATTAGTTGGGCAACTGTATGCCCAAGACTCTGTATCGGTCGCTTATTTGCAAGAGTTAGGGATTACGTTGCCTGCTTCCGCGCTTGAAAGTGGACAAGTTGAGCGGTTAAACATCAAGGTGGCGAACCGAGATCTTTATCCAGCTGATTTTGTCTCAATATTGGATATCGATATTACCGGCCGTACACAACCTGCCGAGTGGGCGGTGATTGAACGAGCGCGTAGCGGCGATTTCTATGGTCGTCCAGTGGCGTATCAAGATGCCACAGGTCAGGTCTATGACGACTTTCAACCTCGCCTTGCGAAATCACTGGAGTTCAGTCGAGTGGTACGCAACGAAATTGAGCGGGTGATTGAAGAAGAAGTACAAGCGATTAGCTCACAAGCCAATGAACTGCGGTTAGAAAAGCGCAAGCGTGAGCTCAATGACCAACTTAACGAAGATTACCTTGGACAATACCACTCGCAGTCCAAACAGTTTAGCCAACAGCTTTCACAGGCAGAAGCCAAGCTGGACGATTTGCGCCGCAAGTTGGCGAGACAGGGTTTGTTGGTGGAAGATATGACCGGACAGCGCGTTTTGCTGCCTTTGAGCCAAATTCTTGATATTTGGTACCCAAACCAAATGAGTTTTGCTGACAAAGCGTTGCAATGGTCTAAAGAAGTGTGGAAGTTCTTGTCAACGTCTCCGCGAGAATCCAACTCGGAAGGGGGCGTATTTCCTGCCATGTTTGGTACTGTGCTGCTTGTATTGATCATGTCAGTCATTGTGATGCCGTTAGGCGTGATTGCAGCGATTTATCTCCACGAATATGCCAAAAACAATCTCTTTACCCGAATCATTCGTGTCGCGGTCATTAACTTGGCGGGCGTGCCGTCGATTGTCTACGGGGTGTTTGGGCTGGGTTTCTTTGTCTATACCCTAGGGGCTTCGATTGACAACCTGTTTTATGCCGAGCGTTTGCCAACACCAACGTTTGGAACGCCTGGGCTGTTATGGTCGGCATTAACCTTAGCCGTGCTTACGTTACCAGTGGTGATCGTTGCAACAGAGGAAGGCTTATCGCGTATACCTAACTCAGTGCGTCATGGCTCGCTGGCATTAGGTGCGACGCAGTTTGAAACCATGTGGCGTATTGTGTTGCCGATGGCAAGCCCCGCAATCATTACTGGTTTAATTTTGGCTGTTGCTCGTGCTGCCGGGGAAGTAGCGCCTTTGATGCTGGTGGGGGCGGTGAAACTTGCTTCAAGCTTACCGGTTGATGGACAGTTCCCTTATCTGCATCTTGAGCGTAAGTTTATGCATTTGGGCTTCCATATTTACGATGTCGGCTTTCAAACGACCAATATCGAAAGTGCCCGACCACTGGTGTACGCAACCTCATTTTTACTCGTGACTGTGATTGTGGGACTAAACTTAACCGCAATCAGCATTCGTAATAATTTGCGCGAGAAATATCGAACTTTGGGACAAGATTAA
- the ppx gene encoding exopolyphosphatase codes for MNQTPDVRDVAAIDLGSNSFHMVVAKVVGQELQLVSRHKQRVRLADGLDAQNNLDNTAIERGLECLAMFAERLQGFEVSNVRVAATHTLRQANNAHIFIQRAREVLPFPVEVIAGEEEARLIYQGVSHTQPQAESKLIVDIGGGSTEIICGTGFEPELLNSKQIGCVSFTNKYFANGKLSNKNFTNAILAAEQKLESLAHRYRKKGWSIAFGSSGTTKAIRDVLVGLGHEDGIITAKRLNALIVKLSQWNHIDDIELDGLTSERKGVFAAGVTIMYAVFLDLKISEMHFSEGALREGLLYEMEERFKRTDIRMRTTENLANKHLVDLEHAARVKGQAGEFLSQIHKDIGIKAKSELFDLLDWSALLHEVGLSISLKAFHRHSAYILRHTTMPGFNVEQQRVLATLARFQRKALKLHEMEEFALYKKKHIIGLVRILRLAILLNGQRSDEPLPELSLSVEADDKWVLTCNELNWLDNNRLLHADLLSEQSYWQSVDWQLAFS; via the coding sequence ATGAATCAAACACCTGATGTGAGAGACGTGGCGGCAATCGATCTAGGTTCGAACAGCTTCCATATGGTCGTTGCGAAAGTGGTGGGGCAAGAACTGCAGTTAGTGAGCCGCCACAAACAACGTGTGCGCTTAGCTGACGGGCTAGATGCACAGAACAATCTTGATAATACCGCTATCGAACGAGGTTTAGAGTGCTTAGCCATGTTTGCTGAACGCTTACAAGGTTTTGAAGTTAGCAATGTTCGCGTGGCTGCCACCCATACTTTACGCCAAGCAAACAACGCGCATATTTTTATTCAACGTGCACGAGAAGTCCTTCCCTTCCCAGTAGAAGTCATCGCAGGCGAAGAAGAGGCGCGTTTGATCTACCAAGGGGTCTCCCATACCCAACCGCAAGCAGAATCCAAGTTGATTGTTGATATCGGTGGTGGCAGCACCGAGATCATCTGCGGCACCGGTTTTGAACCCGAGCTACTCAATAGTAAACAGATAGGTTGTGTCAGTTTTACCAACAAGTATTTTGCTAACGGCAAGCTGTCCAATAAAAACTTTACCAATGCGATACTTGCTGCTGAACAAAAACTCGAATCTCTAGCGCACCGCTACCGAAAAAAAGGCTGGTCAATCGCCTTTGGATCTTCAGGCACAACCAAAGCGATTCGTGATGTGTTGGTCGGTCTAGGCCACGAAGATGGTATTATTACCGCGAAACGTCTTAACGCATTGATTGTTAAATTATCCCAATGGAATCACATCGATGATATAGAGTTAGATGGCTTAACTTCCGAACGAAAAGGGGTATTCGCTGCGGGCGTCACCATCATGTACGCCGTGTTTCTTGATCTTAAAATTAGCGAGATGCACTTTTCCGAAGGCGCCCTACGTGAAGGTTTACTTTACGAAATGGAAGAACGCTTCAAGCGTACCGATATTCGCATGCGCACCACGGAGAACTTAGCCAACAAACATCTGGTTGATTTAGAGCATGCTGCGCGAGTAAAAGGGCAAGCGGGTGAGTTTCTTAGCCAAATTCATAAGGATATTGGCATCAAAGCAAAATCAGAACTGTTTGATTTGCTTGACTGGAGCGCCCTACTTCATGAAGTTGGCTTAAGCATCAGCCTCAAAGCCTTTCACCGCCATTCAGCTTACATTTTGCGCCATACCACCATGCCGGGATTTAATGTTGAACAGCAACGCGTATTAGCAACCCTTGCCCGCTTTCAACGCAAAGCACTGAAACTCCATGAGATGGAAGAGTTCGCTTTGTATAAGAAAAAGCACATTATTGGGCTAGTGCGTATTTTGCGTTTGGCGATATTACTCAATGGGCAGCGCAGTGATGAGCCGCTCCCAGAGCTTAGCTTATCTGTCGAAGCAGATGATAAATGGGTACTAACTTGCAACGAGTTGAACTGGCTAGACAACAATCGCCTACTTCATGCCGATCTCCTGAGTGAGCAGAGCTATTGGCAGAGCGTTGATTGGCAGTTAGCCTTCAGTTGA
- the phoR gene encoding phosphate regulon sensor histidine kinase PhoR: MVERLTWKRLAWELAFFYTPWVIVGWIFGYMPWLLLAATVLQLVWHLHNQMRLSAWLWDEKRLTPPSGSGNWEALFNGIYRLQQRQRRKRKELTNLIRRFRNGAESLPDAVVVFRSEGNIVWCNKLAQHLLGFRWPDDSGQPISNLIRTPDFIKYLNKQDYSEPLEMRSPLNVERMLELRIVPYTEGEHLMVVRDVTQLKQLEGMRRNFFANVSHELRTPMTVLQGYLEMTEDPDMLVGPMWSRAHGVMTEQLNRMNSLVNQLLTLSKIEAAPMHELEEVVNVPAMLEVLEKEAISLSGEQNHKLKFEVDDSLLVLGDDDQLRSAISNLVYNAVKYTPPGADVNVRWYLTAQGACLEVEDSGEGIEPQHLHRLTERFYRVDKARSRDTGGSGLGLAIVKHALTHHDSHLNIESKVGVGSKFSFILPERLVVK, translated from the coding sequence GTGGTTGAAAGGTTAACTTGGAAAAGGCTGGCCTGGGAGCTGGCTTTTTTTTACACCCCTTGGGTGATTGTCGGATGGATTTTCGGATATATGCCGTGGTTGCTGCTTGCTGCCACGGTTTTGCAGCTTGTGTGGCATTTACACAATCAAATGCGTCTATCAGCATGGTTATGGGACGAGAAACGTCTTACGCCACCATCGGGTAGTGGTAACTGGGAAGCGCTGTTCAACGGTATATACCGTTTACAGCAGCGTCAGCGCCGCAAACGTAAAGAGCTAACCAATCTTATTCGCCGTTTTCGCAATGGGGCAGAATCACTCCCCGATGCCGTAGTGGTATTTCGCAGTGAAGGTAACATTGTTTGGTGTAACAAGCTTGCTCAGCATTTGCTGGGTTTTCGTTGGCCAGACGACTCCGGACAGCCGATTTCCAATTTGATTCGTACGCCAGACTTTATCAAGTATCTCAATAAACAAGACTATTCTGAGCCTCTTGAGATGCGCTCTCCACTTAATGTTGAGCGTATGCTAGAACTGCGAATTGTGCCTTATACCGAAGGTGAGCACTTAATGGTGGTGCGTGACGTGACTCAGTTAAAACAACTGGAAGGAATGCGTCGCAACTTCTTTGCTAACGTGTCTCACGAACTGCGTACGCCAATGACGGTTTTGCAAGGTTATCTGGAGATGACGGAAGATCCGGATATGTTGGTGGGGCCGATGTGGTCCCGCGCCCATGGCGTGATGACGGAACAGCTCAATCGTATGAACAGCTTGGTGAACCAACTGCTCACGTTATCAAAAATCGAAGCTGCGCCAATGCATGAGCTTGAAGAAGTGGTTAACGTTCCTGCGATGCTTGAAGTCTTAGAGAAAGAAGCCATTAGTTTAAGTGGCGAGCAAAATCATAAGCTTAAGTTTGAAGTGGATGACTCGTTATTGGTATTGGGCGATGATGATCAATTGCGCAGTGCAATCTCAAACCTTGTTTACAACGCCGTTAAGTACACCCCACCTGGCGCCGATGTGAATGTGCGCTGGTATCTCACCGCGCAAGGCGCGTGTTTGGAAGTGGAAGACAGTGGTGAAGGGATAGAACCTCAACATTTACACCGCCTGACGGAACGCTTTTACCGAGTGGATAAAGCACGCTCACGCGATACTGGTGGTAGCGGACTTGGGCTTGCAATTGTGAAACACGCACTGACTCACCATGACTCCCATTTAAATATTGAGAGTAAAGTGGGTGTTGGCAGTAAGTTCTCGTTTATTTTACCTGAACGTTTGGTGGTGAAATAA
- a CDS encoding PstS family phosphate ABC transporter substrate-binding protein, with product MKARLAVTVIFLCLGLVNTYAFAQEQFRVYKKVPGISGELTSVGSDTLAGMTTLWVEEFKQLYPGVNGQVQASGSSTAPPALTEQTAQFGPMSRPMRNSEVEAFERAHGYKPTALRVAIDAIGIFVHQDNPMQGLNFAQLDSIFSATLRCGATKPVKTWADLGLNYSWAHRSIQMFGRNSVSGTYGYFKKNALCGGDFRNDVNEQPGSASVVQSVASSINTIGYSGVGYQVSGVKRIPIALEADQYIEPTRDNILSGKYPLSRYLYVYINKHPSKTLSPIEREFIRFIYSKQGQELVEKDGYVAISPQIAEQELAKVGIETKSPAKGN from the coding sequence ATGAAAGCAAGGTTAGCGGTAACAGTCATCTTTTTATGCTTGGGGTTAGTGAACACTTACGCATTCGCACAAGAGCAGTTCCGTGTCTATAAGAAAGTTCCCGGCATCAGTGGTGAGTTGACCAGTGTGGGTTCTGATACCTTAGCCGGAATGACGACCTTGTGGGTTGAGGAGTTCAAGCAACTCTATCCGGGTGTCAACGGACAAGTACAAGCCTCTGGCTCTTCTACTGCCCCTCCGGCCCTTACCGAACAAACCGCCCAGTTTGGTCCTATGAGTCGACCAATGCGCAACAGTGAAGTTGAAGCGTTTGAGCGTGCTCACGGCTATAAGCCGACAGCGTTACGAGTTGCTATTGATGCGATAGGCATCTTTGTTCATCAAGATAATCCGATGCAGGGGCTTAACTTTGCTCAGCTCGACAGTATTTTCTCGGCTACTTTGCGTTGTGGCGCAACTAAGCCAGTCAAAACATGGGCTGATTTGGGATTGAACTACTCTTGGGCACACCGTTCTATTCAGATGTTTGGTCGTAACTCAGTCTCGGGTACTTACGGTTATTTCAAGAAAAATGCCTTGTGTGGCGGCGATTTCCGTAATGATGTGAATGAACAACCTGGCTCGGCTTCAGTGGTTCAGTCGGTGGCCTCATCGATCAACACCATCGGCTACTCCGGTGTTGGCTATCAGGTCTCGGGGGTAAAACGCATTCCAATTGCACTCGAAGCTGATCAATATATTGAACCGACACGTGACAATATCTTATCAGGTAAGTACCCACTATCGCGTTATCTCTATGTGTATATTAACAAGCATCCCAGCAAGACCTTGTCGCCAATAGAGCGGGAGTTTATTCGTTTTATCTACTCTAAGCAGGGGCAAGAGTTGGTTGAAAAAGATGGCTACGTTGCCATTTCTCCGCAAATTGCTGAGCAAGAGTTGGCGAAAGTAGGCATCGAGACCAAGTCACCAGCGAAGGGAAATTAG
- the ppk1 gene encoding polyphosphate kinase 1 has translation MSSEKLYIEKELSWLSFNERVLQEAADKSVPLIERIRFLGIFSNNLDEFYKVRFADVKRRILISQERGGNDNSKHLLTKMQSKALKLNERFDELYQELIREMARRRIFLVNEHQLSDAQKTWVQKYFHRQVLPHMSPVLLTDEIDLLQFLKDEYAYIAAELKRDDHTQYVLLEIPTDHLPRFVMVPEQKGKRRKTIILLDNIIRFCLDELFRGFFDYDEIRGFAMKMTRDAEYDLSRELEYSLLEQMSEGVSQRLTAMPVRFVYERDMPEAMLNFLCQKLGISNYDSLIPGSRYHNFKDFIAFPNVGREYLENKPLPPMRCANFNGFANSFDAIKNQDILLYYPYHTFEHITELVRQASFDPKVLSIKINIYRVAKDSRLMNSLIDSVHNGKKVTVVVELQARFDEEANIEWAKVLTEAGVQVIFGTPGLKIHSKLLLINRRENEEIVRYAHIGTGNFHEKTARIYTDFSLLTADPEIANEVRNVFGYIENPYRPVKFNHLIVSPRNSRSQLYRLIDSETANAKLGKKAQITLKVNNLVDKGLINKLYGASVAGVEIRMVIRGMCALVPGVEGVSDKIKIISIVDRFLEHPRVLITHNDGDPQVYISSADWMTRNIDHRVEVGTPVRDPRLKQRIIDIVNIHFIDTVKARWIDKEMSNRYVARGNRKKVRSQLAIYDYLKNVEKQAKKNNESNT, from the coding sequence ATGAGTTCAGAAAAACTGTACATCGAAAAAGAGCTAAGTTGGCTGTCATTTAATGAACGCGTTTTGCAAGAAGCGGCAGACAAGTCGGTACCACTGATTGAACGTATCCGTTTCTTAGGTATTTTCTCCAATAACCTTGATGAGTTTTACAAGGTGCGTTTTGCTGATGTTAAACGCCGCATCCTGATCAGCCAAGAACGTGGCGGCAACGACAACTCCAAACACTTACTCACCAAGATGCAGTCCAAAGCACTTAAACTTAACGAGCGCTTTGATGAACTCTATCAAGAACTCATTCGGGAAATGGCGCGTCGACGTATTTTCCTAGTTAATGAACACCAACTCAGTGATGCGCAAAAAACTTGGGTTCAAAAGTATTTTCATCGCCAAGTTTTGCCTCATATGTCACCTGTGTTGTTGACCGATGAAATTGACCTGCTCCAATTTCTCAAAGATGAGTACGCTTATATCGCGGCAGAACTCAAACGCGACGATCACACTCAATACGTGCTGTTGGAAATTCCCACCGATCACTTACCGCGCTTTGTGATGGTGCCCGAGCAAAAAGGTAAGCGGCGTAAGACCATTATTCTGCTCGATAACATTATTCGCTTCTGTCTCGATGAGTTGTTTCGGGGCTTCTTTGATTACGATGAGATCCGAGGGTTTGCGATGAAAATGACTCGCGATGCGGAGTACGATTTAAGTCGTGAATTGGAATATAGCTTACTTGAGCAAATGTCAGAAGGAGTCAGCCAGCGCTTAACCGCCATGCCGGTACGTTTTGTTTACGAGCGTGACATGCCTGAAGCCATGCTGAACTTTTTATGTCAAAAGCTTGGTATTTCCAACTATGACAGCTTGATTCCCGGCTCACGCTACCACAACTTCAAAGATTTTATCGCCTTCCCCAATGTCGGACGTGAATATTTAGAAAACAAGCCATTACCGCCAATGCGTTGTGCCAACTTTAATGGCTTTGCCAACAGCTTTGATGCGATTAAAAACCAAGATATTTTACTCTACTACCCTTACCACACCTTTGAGCACATTACTGAGTTGGTGCGCCAAGCCTCATTTGATCCAAAAGTTCTAAGCATAAAGATCAACATATACCGCGTTGCGAAAGACTCGCGCTTAATGAACTCACTGATTGACTCCGTGCACAATGGCAAAAAAGTCACCGTGGTGGTTGAACTGCAAGCCCGCTTTGACGAAGAGGCGAATATCGAATGGGCGAAAGTGTTAACCGAAGCGGGTGTGCAAGTGATTTTTGGCACACCGGGGCTGAAAATACACTCTAAGCTATTGCTTATTAATCGACGGGAAAATGAGGAAATCGTTCGCTACGCCCACATTGGTACAGGCAACTTCCATGAGAAAACGGCGCGTATCTATACCGATTTTTCTCTGCTGACCGCCGACCCTGAAATTGCCAATGAAGTGCGTAATGTATTCGGCTATATCGAGAACCCGTACCGCCCGGTAAAATTTAACCATTTGATCGTCTCACCGCGTAACTCTCGCAGCCAGCTTTATCGCCTGATTGATAGCGAAACCGCCAACGCCAAACTGGGTAAAAAGGCGCAAATTACCCTAAAGGTAAACAACTTAGTCGACAAAGGATTGATCAACAAGCTCTATGGTGCCAGTGTCGCGGGCGTTGAAATTCGTATGGTAATCCGAGGAATGTGTGCCTTGGTTCCCGGTGTTGAAGGCGTTAGTGACAAAATTAAAATCATTAGCATTGTTGACCGTTTTCTTGAGCACCCGAGAGTATTAATCACCCACAACGATGGGGATCCGCAAGTCTATATCTCCTCAGCCGACTGGATGACGCGAAATATTGATCACCGTGTTGAAGTCGGTACGCCAGTTCGCGACCCGCGCCTAAAGCAACGTATCATCGACATCGTAAATATTCACTTCATTGATACCGTCAAGGCGCGCTGGATAGATAAAGAGATGAGCAATCGTTATGTTGCTCGCGGAAACCGTAAAAAAGTACGTTCACAATTAGCCATTTACGACTATCTTAAAAATGTAGAGAAGCAAGCTAAGAAGAACAATGAATCAAACACCTGA
- the phoB gene encoding phosphate regulon transcriptional regulator PhoB: MSRRILVVEDEAPIREMLCFVLEQKGYQAVEAEDYDTAVTKLAEPFPDLVLLDWMLPGGSGINFIKHMKREELTRNIPVVMLTARGEEEDKVRGLEVGADDYITKPFSPKELVARLKAVIRRVTPTALEDVIDVQGLKLDPVSHRVTANDQPLDMGPTEFKMLHFFMTHQERVYSREQLLNNVWGTNVYVEDRTVDVHIRRLRKALEMEGHDKLIQTVRGAGYRFSTKA; the protein is encoded by the coding sequence ATGTCTAGAAGGATTCTAGTTGTTGAAGATGAAGCACCAATTCGTGAAATGTTGTGCTTTGTTCTTGAACAGAAGGGTTACCAAGCCGTAGAAGCTGAAGACTACGATACAGCGGTAACTAAACTTGCCGAACCCTTCCCAGACCTCGTTTTACTGGATTGGATGCTACCTGGTGGTAGCGGGATTAATTTCATTAAGCATATGAAGCGCGAAGAATTGACGCGCAATATCCCGGTGGTGATGCTGACAGCTCGTGGTGAAGAAGAAGACAAGGTGCGTGGCTTAGAAGTTGGTGCGGATGATTACATTACCAAGCCTTTTTCACCCAAAGAATTGGTGGCGCGTTTAAAAGCGGTGATTCGTCGCGTTACGCCAACGGCATTGGAAGATGTTATTGATGTGCAAGGGCTCAAACTTGACCCAGTCTCTCACCGTGTCACGGCGAACGACCAGCCATTAGACATGGGACCAACAGAGTTTAAGATGTTGCACTTCTTTATGACGCATCAAGAACGGGTTTACAGTCGTGAACAGTTACTCAACAACGTTTGGGGTACGAATGTTTATGTCGAAGATCGTACTGTAGATGTGCATATTCGTCGTCTGCGTAAAGCACTGGAAATGGAAGGTCATGATAAACTTATCCAAACAGTTCGTGGTGCAGGCTATCGTTTCTCAACCAAAGCTTAG
- a CDS encoding ABC transporter permease subunit, giving the protein MTKADFSLKEKDRKRLVKDRLVKFAVSAGGVGVLAALVLIFVYLAMMVLPLFSDAKLTPNIAQQNITTPEPIAAGIDDYGEHAYVISKQGVVDFWDVMTKHVDPELSVDLNQDFSLFSAMPTADDWYGFATPQGQVSLFQPQMDHVIKAGQRVFAPEVEFFQSPIDLSVPDVELVQFAFAKGKQLVLVGYYNDQKVRVRWLDSAGKVHSWQLPKTLEQVDQLILTPDGQTLYLRQGSDLIVAKQYGAQFTVREIVDLSQGSVKHAVSHIDVLSGASSLLVTHNDGLVSQWFDVLHEQQRHLTFIREFQLAAELQFLLPDSYRKGFYSFYTNGMVQSHYTTSEKLVIFERAYNKAPKMAAMSNNEQYLVAYADGALSVAHLDNPFPEVSLSSLWQKVWYESYPEPAYVWQTTSASDEFEAKFSLVPIAFGTLKAAAFAMLFAIPIAVLGAIYTAYFMTPRMRRFVKPSIELMEALPTVIIGFLAGLWFAPIVESHLTSVVVLLLSLPLVIIMIGVAWHCLPTRWTRRLPNGWHALILMPCLVMFSAVILGQSDTIEAWLFNGDVRIYLADIGIDFDQRNALVVGFAMGFAVIPTIFTIAEDAIFSVPKHLSDGSLALGATPWQTLIYVVLLTASPGIFSAIMMGLGRAVGETMIVLMATGNTPIMDWNILEGMRTLSATIAVEMPESEVGSSHFRILFLAALILLVFTFAVNSIAEWVRQRLREKYRSL; this is encoded by the coding sequence ATGACGAAAGCTGATTTTTCGCTAAAAGAAAAAGATCGCAAGCGATTGGTAAAAGATCGCCTAGTCAAGTTTGCTGTGTCTGCTGGTGGCGTTGGGGTGCTGGCTGCTTTGGTCTTGATCTTCGTTTATTTGGCGATGATGGTGTTACCGCTGTTCTCTGATGCCAAACTTACCCCCAATATTGCCCAACAGAATATTACCACTCCAGAGCCGATCGCAGCTGGGATTGACGATTACGGTGAGCACGCTTACGTGATATCCAAGCAAGGAGTCGTCGACTTTTGGGATGTCATGACAAAGCACGTTGATCCTGAGCTGTCTGTGGATTTAAACCAAGATTTTTCACTTTTCTCCGCAATGCCAACGGCTGATGATTGGTATGGCTTTGCGACACCGCAAGGTCAGGTCTCTTTGTTTCAACCGCAAATGGATCATGTGATTAAAGCAGGACAACGTGTTTTTGCACCTGAAGTTGAATTCTTCCAAAGCCCAATCGATCTAAGTGTTCCTGATGTTGAGTTGGTTCAGTTTGCTTTTGCCAAAGGCAAGCAGTTGGTTTTGGTGGGGTACTACAATGATCAGAAAGTGCGCGTGCGTTGGCTCGACTCAGCAGGCAAGGTGCATAGCTGGCAACTGCCCAAGACACTAGAGCAAGTCGATCAACTGATACTAACGCCAGATGGGCAGACACTCTATCTTCGACAAGGATCGGATCTCATTGTCGCCAAACAATATGGTGCGCAGTTCACGGTACGTGAGATCGTCGATTTGAGTCAGGGGAGCGTGAAACATGCTGTAAGCCATATAGACGTGCTCTCGGGCGCTTCGTCATTATTGGTCACGCATAACGATGGTTTAGTTTCACAGTGGTTTGATGTGCTGCATGAGCAGCAGCGTCACCTAACCTTTATTCGTGAGTTTCAGCTTGCAGCAGAACTTCAGTTCTTGTTGCCGGACTCTTATCGCAAAGGCTTTTATAGTTTTTACACCAATGGCATGGTGCAAAGCCATTATACAACCAGTGAAAAACTGGTGATCTTTGAGCGTGCTTATAACAAGGCGCCGAAGATGGCGGCAATGTCGAACAATGAACAGTATTTGGTTGCCTATGCGGATGGAGCGCTCAGTGTTGCTCATCTCGATAATCCATTTCCTGAGGTATCGCTATCTTCGCTTTGGCAAAAAGTGTGGTACGAGAGTTATCCCGAGCCTGCCTATGTTTGGCAAACCACGTCAGCTAGCGATGAGTTTGAAGCCAAATTTAGTTTGGTGCCAATTGCATTTGGTACGCTAAAAGCCGCCGCTTTTGCGATGTTGTTTGCGATTCCAATTGCGGTACTTGGGGCCATTTATACGGCGTATTTTATGACGCCTCGCATGCGCCGCTTTGTTAAGCCGTCCATTGAGTTGATGGAAGCATTGCCAACGGTAATTATCGGCTTTCTTGCCGGACTTTGGTTCGCACCGATTGTAGAAAGTCATTTAACCTCGGTGGTGGTTCTACTGCTGTCATTGCCATTAGTCATCATCATGATTGGTGTGGCATGGCATTGCTTACCGACCCGATGGACAAGACGCTTACCCAATGGTTGGCATGCACTGATTTTGATGCCGTGTTTGGTCATGTTTAGTGCTGTGATTCTTGGACAAAGTGACACCATTGAGGCGTGGTTGTTTAATGGCGATGTGCGAATTTATCTTGCAGATATCGGCATCGATTTTGACCAACGTAATGCCTTGGTAGTTGGTTTTGCGATGGGATTTGCCGTTATACCCACGATTTTTACCATCGCAGAAGATGCGATCTTTTCCGTGCCGAAGCACCTGTCTGATGGCTCGCTTGCGTTAGGTGCGACACCTTGGCAAACCTTGATTTATGTTGTCTTGCTTACCGCAAGCCCGGGGATCTTCTCTGCGATTATGATGGGACTAGGTCGCGCGGTCGGTGAGACAATGATTGTGCTGATGGCAACCGGTAATACCCCAATTATGGACTGGAATATTCTGGAGGGTATGCGCACGCTCTCGGCCACCATTGCGGTCGAAATGCCGGAGTCAGAGGTGGGTAGCTCCCACTTTAGAATTCTCTTTTTAGCGGCATTGATTTTGTTGGTGTTTACCTTTGCGGTGAACTCGATTGCTGAATGGGTACGCCAACGCCTGCGTGAAAAATATCGCTCTTTATAG